Within the Catalinimonas niigatensis genome, the region TTCTTCAGGAAATAACCACTGTGCTGCCCACTGTAGCCATGCTGCTGACTCGGTAAGATCAGCATGTCAAACTCTTTATCTGCTTTCACCAGGGCTTCTGCCAGCTTAAAGGTAGCCGAAGGATTCACATTATTATCCAAAGCCCCATGTACCAGCAATAGCTTTCCTTGCAGGTTCTCCGCCATCGTGATATTGGATTGCAGATGATAGGTAGAATCTACCGGCCAGCCCATGTACATCTCCGGCCACCAGGCTTTTTCCATCCGGAAGTCATGATCTCCCGAACTGGCTACGCCTACTTTGTATACCTCAGGAAACTGCAAGAGCGCATGAGCGGCATCATAGCCTCCTGCCGAATGTCCGAAGATGCCGACCCTGCTGGTGTCTATCCAGCGGTACTGTTTGCCCAGCTGCTCTATGGCCAGCACATGGTCGGTGAGGTTCTCTCCCATGTGTTTGTAGGATACATCATGAAAAGCTTTGGAACGGCCTGCGCTACCCATGCCATCTACCATCATCACGATAAAGCCCAGTTCTGCCAACGCCTGATTGCTGGTCCTGACTGCCCTGCTGAAGGATTGAGGAAACATCTGCGTATGCGGACCGCTATAACTGTGGTCAATGAGGGGATAAGTTTTGGAAGCATCAAAGTGTGTGGGCTTCCACAAAGCCCCGTAAATGGGTGTTTTACCATCTCTTCCCAGTACTTCAAAGATTTGCGGAGGATTCCAGCCCTGCGCGATCAACTGTTCTACATCGGCCTGGGCGATTTCCGTTTTCACTTTTCCTGTTTTTGCCTCTCTCAGCACCGTTATCGTGGGTTGAGTAGCGGTAGAGTAGTTATCTACGAAGTATTTTCCATCCGGTGAGAAACTGAGGTCGTGGTGTGCGTCTTCCGGCGTCAGCGGTTTGAGGTTTTTGCCATCCAGCCGTATGCTGTACAAGCGCTCATGGTAAGGATTGCAGCCTGCCTCTTTGCCCGATGCCGTAAAGTAGATGACACCTTTTTCTTCATCTGTATGTACCACGCTGTTTACATAGTATTCTCCCTGCGTAAGCGGACGAGTTTCTGCGCTTTCCAGATCATGGAGATACAGTTGCTTCCAGCCGCTGCGCTCGGAGGTAAAGAGGATTTTGTCCTGCTGCGCTATGAGCTGATAGTCAAAGTTGTCGATATTGGTTTTGCTGCTTTCTGTGATCAATGGCTTTAGCTCATTTGCACTAAGGTCAAGCGATAGCAGTTGCACCTTCTGGAAGCCTCTTTCGTTGTACTGGGCATACACTTTTCCCGCTTCTTCTGCCCAACGGAAAGCCACTGCATTGATATGTGTGACAGGAGGCAGCTCAGGCTTTATCTCTTTGCCACTCTCCACCTCAAAGAAGACCGGATGCATATGCACCATCGTCGTATCACCGGGCGAGCCGCGGTAGTAGGAGAGCAGGCGTGGACGATAAAGCGAATCCACACTCCAGTCCAGCAGGTACATCTTATCCGCATTCCTCAGATCGCAGATGTTAGTTTGTATCCATTTGGAGTCGGGCGACCAGTTGACGGAGAATTGTTGCGGACGCTCTCCTCCTTCTCCCTCCATCATATCAAACCAGCCATAGAAGCTGCCGTATTCGTAATT harbors:
- a CDS encoding S9 family peptidase translates to MNYFLLTACVCTSFFLSAQAQEVTQKDYERAVSLMWNHIENKTAFNLSVNVHWLPDESGGWFVTHSADGKAFQKVLFSNFQVTPLFDHQRVAEALGKVLEQEVKADSLPFDEVEYRHEDSIFFEVEEKVYQLNPDTYAITEWEEDADEDAVADEFESRSPDGQWIAYAEDYNLYLKSTESGEVRQLSTAGEKNYEYGSFYGWFDMMEGEGGERPQQFSVNWSPDSKWIQTNICDLRNADKMYLLDWSVDSLYRPRLLSYYRGSPGDTTMVHMHPVFFEVESGKEIKPELPPVTHINAVAFRWAEEAGKVYAQYNERGFQKVQLLSLDLSANELKPLITESSKTNIDNFDYQLIAQQDKILFTSERSGWKQLYLHDLESAETRPLTQGEYYVNSVVHTDEEKGVIYFTASGKEAGCNPYHERLYSIRLDGKNLKPLTPEDAHHDLSFSPDGKYFVDNYSTATQPTITVLREAKTGKVKTEIAQADVEQLIAQGWNPPQIFEVLGRDGKTPIYGALWKPTHFDASKTYPLIDHSYSGPHTQMFPQSFSRAVRTSNQALAELGFIVMMVDGMGSAGRSKAFHDVSYKHMGENLTDHVLAIEQLGKQYRWIDTSRVGIFGHSAGGYDAAHALLQFPEVYKVGVASSGDHDFRMEKAWWPEMYMGWPVDSTYHLQSNITMAENLQGKLLLVHGALDNNVNPSATFKLAEALVKADKEFDMLILPSQQHGYSGQHSGYFLKKRWNYFVEHLLGAEPLWNFAFE